In Candidatus Defluviibacterium haderslevense, the following are encoded in one genomic region:
- a CDS encoding mechanosensitive ion channel — protein sequence MVRILKFIFKLILFIFLIILKEGFFDTLKLPPAFYTPIGRSLFHFIIFWLIVNITIRFAQFIYRKRKKLGHRYSDNVIIGLQNIYYLLTGTGFIVMILGFFGIEFSKLLTSLSIIAASIAIISKELVNDVLCGIFFSFSKEVAIGDYVRIGDFKGRVVDINIYKIVLHNDDDDIIYFSNSKAYFSDIVNYTQKKIRKYVVEFAVHNQFDIPIKDLEDILNNNLNKYSEYIDFGNETLKIIGIAKDEIKYKIHFKLNQVNPKIAEDIKSKIMEDIISKVHNSK from the coding sequence ATGGTTCGAATATTGAAGTTTATATTTAAACTCATCCTGTTTATCTTTTTAATTATTTTAAAAGAAGGGTTTTTCGATACGCTTAAATTGCCGCCGGCTTTTTATACACCAATAGGAAGATCTTTATTTCATTTTATTATTTTTTGGCTCATTGTCAATATTACCATCCGTTTTGCACAATTCATTTATCGCAAACGTAAAAAATTAGGGCATCGCTATTCTGATAATGTCATCATTGGTTTACAAAATATTTATTATTTGCTAACTGGTACTGGATTCATTGTCATGATTCTAGGATTTTTTGGTATTGAATTTTCTAAACTGTTAACTTCGCTTTCCATCATTGCAGCATCTATTGCAATTATTTCTAAGGAACTTGTGAATGATGTATTATGCGGAATTTTCTTTTCTTTCTCAAAAGAAGTAGCTATCGGAGATTATGTAAGAATTGGAGATTTTAAAGGTCGGGTCGTTGATATTAATATTTATAAAATCGTTTTACACAACGATGATGATGATATCATTTATTTTTCAAATTCAAAAGCGTATTTCTCAGATATAGTCAATTACACACAGAAAAAAATTCGCAAGTATGTTGTCGAATTTGCTGTTCACAACCAATTCGATATTCCAATTAAAGACCTCGAAGATATTTTGAATAACAACTTAAATAAATATTCGGAATACATAGATTTTGGAAATGAAACGTTAAAAATTATTGGTATTGCAAAAGATGAAATCAAATATAAAATTCACTTCAAACTCAATCAAGTCAATCCAAAAATAGCAGAAGATATCAAATCTAAAATCATGGAAGATATCATTTCAAAAGTACACAACAGTAAATAA
- a CDS encoding 2Fe-2S iron-sulfur cluster binding domain-containing protein, producing MEDITITIIDREDVSHELVIPADMGLNLMELCKASELPVAGICGGMAMCGSCQVYVLSSTELPPPSNDEIAMLDQLFYVEDNSRLGCQIKLNATIDGLKVKLAPEQ from the coding sequence ATGGAAGATATTACCATTACGATCATAGATAGAGAAGATGTATCTCATGAATTAGTTATTCCTGCAGACATGGGTCTCAATTTAATGGAATTGTGCAAAGCCAGCGAACTTCCGGTAGCCGGAATATGCGGTGGAATGGCCATGTGTGGATCCTGTCAGGTGTATGTACTTTCATCAACAGAATTACCACCACCATCAAATGATGAAATAGCTATGTTGGATCAGCTATTTTATGTGGAAGACAACAGTCGCTTGGGGTGTCAAATTAAATTGAACGCAACAATAGATGGACTAAAAGTAAAATTAGCTCCTGAACAATAG
- a CDS encoding T9SS type A sorting domain-containing protein: protein MYARMYFLALFSIIAIASTSAQSWKALNGPTGAATVVSIITYEKGEIYTLITSGKMFRSLDKAKTWENISMGLEQIANNVTYKSKMKESPTGEIFMSSGKIFYKFIPTTKSWITVSKDIEIEDFAFSPDGSTIYAGTYREFYISVNGSKFNKIQTWSTHSVELLCLGNNNNFVRKTAGASGEIWKFNDDGSQLRLITGSRCCRSMFFHKKSKTLFDIDFEINISKDFGQTWFKLTLPNNLYTYRMVELEDGSLLGLSYNKVYKSLNDGLLWVEDSSYNLKINNYVGNENEISKSKEDELVISDNQNSYYLDNKGYNYTFEMPVLEPGVSEIVQFGEKNIFCKTISNRQLSMDDGLTWKILPSNINYNNLFWKDGTLAYYNYDSIIVSTDQFNTQQTKALPEFPTSENLLMDNNENIVLFAYDKSYISYDKGDSWKLIGENLEIPTSVEKFKISNQNIIYSGSYTDSIYYSADYGITWNGFQASPDPFLISEVFLSNNNVFLWEELNQTTLFNAYKYSTNFGKTIEELILENDERIWLFDNYDNAFIRSSQNVNSVKVINILTKQVSYVSLFELNLTANETLIGIRGNNGYLYASKDFKPLYKYSEKFENELGIISGKVFIDENQDCAKSSAEINTRAFQLEVSGSRTSFEVPVLEDGNFKVYLAAGDYKLNLKSKSLIWEQCNFPTSVNVQANIESKYNELLVKPIEYCADLSTNVVLSRLRRCFDNNFAYLTIKNEGSISSKNTIVNVFMDDYFEKIQPSLSPTNLSGNLWTFNISEIRPGETYRINFKFTVSCTASINQEHCIKYITVNEQECKGFSSLIDTSIVCEKNVGSFDPNDKTVLVNGKSTDFLYEKDTILEYLIRFQNTGTDTAFNIRITDKLDYNLDWTSLIALTASHDYTYSVNNQGLLEVNFKDIMLADSNISEANSHGYFKFSIKPKPGLNFGTLINNVADIYFDFNEAVRTNFAKLTLTPILKTKNIAGEKIIELKAIPNPANQVTEIALPESWHNAVVHARVLSLDGKLVQSFDMNTNKIILKRKNLSSGMYYLNLINKEGKRAYCKIIFN from the coding sequence ATGTACGCTAGAATGTATTTCCTTGCCCTATTCTCAATAATAGCAATTGCTAGCACAAGCGCTCAGAGTTGGAAAGCATTGAATGGACCAACAGGCGCAGCAACCGTGGTCTCCATCATTACTTATGAAAAAGGGGAAATTTACACCCTTATTACTTCAGGAAAGATGTTTCGTTCTTTGGACAAGGCCAAAACATGGGAAAACATATCAATGGGTCTTGAACAAATAGCAAATAATGTCACCTATAAATCAAAAATGAAGGAATCACCTACAGGAGAAATATTTATGTCCTCAGGTAAAATATTTTATAAGTTCATCCCAACAACTAAATCGTGGATAACAGTGTCCAAAGATATCGAAATTGAAGATTTCGCTTTTTCACCAGATGGAAGTACAATTTATGCTGGTACCTATCGCGAGTTTTATATTTCAGTAAATGGATCCAAATTCAATAAAATTCAAACATGGTCGACACATTCTGTAGAGTTATTATGTTTAGGCAATAATAACAATTTTGTAAGAAAAACAGCAGGTGCTTCTGGTGAAATATGGAAGTTTAACGACGATGGATCGCAACTCAGACTAATTACAGGAAGTAGATGTTGTCGAAGCATGTTCTTTCATAAAAAATCAAAAACGCTTTTTGATATAGATTTTGAAATTAATATTTCCAAAGATTTTGGACAAACCTGGTTCAAACTTACTTTGCCAAATAATCTATATACTTATAGAATGGTTGAGTTAGAAGATGGCAGTTTATTAGGCCTTTCATATAATAAAGTATACAAATCACTCAACGATGGACTGTTGTGGGTAGAAGATAGTAGTTATAACTTGAAAATTAATAATTATGTCGGAAATGAGAATGAAATATCCAAATCAAAAGAGGACGAATTGGTAATAAGTGATAATCAAAATTCATATTATTTGGACAACAAGGGCTATAACTATACGTTTGAAATGCCTGTACTAGAGCCAGGTGTATCTGAGATCGTACAATTTGGAGAAAAAAATATTTTCTGCAAAACAATTTCAAATCGTCAGTTGTCAATGGATGATGGATTAACTTGGAAGATATTACCCTCTAATATTAATTATAATAATTTGTTTTGGAAAGATGGAACACTGGCATATTATAACTATGATTCAATTATTGTAAGTACCGATCAATTCAATACACAGCAAACTAAGGCACTACCAGAATTTCCAACTTCAGAAAATTTATTAATGGACAATAACGAAAATATTGTTTTATTTGCTTATGACAAATCTTATATCTCCTATGACAAAGGGGATTCCTGGAAATTGATAGGTGAAAATCTGGAAATACCAACAAGTGTTGAGAAATTTAAAATTTCAAATCAAAATATTATCTACAGTGGTAGTTATACGGATTCTATTTATTATTCAGCTGATTATGGAATTACATGGAACGGTTTTCAAGCTTCACCCGATCCGTTTTTAATATCCGAAGTATTTCTTTCCAATAATAATGTTTTCCTTTGGGAAGAATTAAATCAAACTACATTATTTAATGCTTATAAATATTCAACGAATTTTGGAAAAACAATTGAAGAATTAATTCTTGAAAATGATGAACGGATTTGGTTATTTGATAATTATGATAATGCTTTTATTAGAAGTTCACAAAATGTAAATTCTGTGAAAGTTATTAATATTTTGACAAAGCAGGTATCGTATGTCAGTTTATTTGAATTAAACTTAACTGCTAACGAAACTTTAATTGGAATTAGAGGCAATAATGGTTATTTATACGCGTCAAAGGATTTCAAACCATTATATAAGTACAGCGAGAAATTCGAAAATGAACTGGGAATAATCTCAGGAAAAGTATTTATTGATGAAAATCAAGACTGTGCCAAATCTAGTGCTGAAATAAATACCAGAGCCTTCCAGCTGGAAGTTTCTGGAAGTAGAACTTCCTTTGAAGTGCCGGTGCTTGAAGATGGAAATTTTAAAGTATATCTTGCAGCAGGAGATTACAAGCTCAATTTAAAAAGCAAATCACTCATTTGGGAGCAATGCAATTTTCCAACATCAGTGAATGTTCAAGCAAACATAGAAAGTAAATACAATGAGCTGTTAGTCAAGCCTATTGAGTATTGTGCCGATTTGTCCACCAATGTTGTGTTGAGTAGATTGAGGAGATGTTTTGATAACAATTTTGCATACCTGACAATAAAAAATGAAGGTTCCATTTCATCCAAGAATACGATAGTAAACGTGTTCATGGATGATTATTTTGAAAAAATCCAACCCTCATTAAGTCCAACGAATTTAAGTGGAAATCTTTGGACTTTTAATATATCAGAGATTAGACCAGGCGAGACATATCGAATCAATTTTAAATTTACAGTTTCCTGTACGGCTTCAATCAATCAAGAGCACTGTATCAAGTATATCACTGTGAACGAACAGGAGTGTAAAGGATTTTCTAGTTTAATAGATACTTCTATTGTTTGTGAAAAAAATGTAGGGTCATTTGATCCGAATGATAAGACTGTTTTGGTTAATGGTAAGTCTACCGATTTTTTATATGAAAAGGATACCATTCTGGAGTACCTCATTCGTTTTCAAAATACCGGCACCGACACTGCTTTTAATATTAGGATAACCGATAAGTTGGATTATAATTTAGATTGGACTAGTTTAATAGCGTTAACCGCAAGTCACGATTATACCTATTCAGTTAATAACCAGGGATTGTTGGAAGTTAATTTTAAAGATATCATGTTGGCAGATAGCAATATCAGTGAAGCAAATTCCCATGGATATTTCAAGTTTTCAATCAAACCAAAACCGGGTCTTAATTTTGGAACATTGATCAATAACGTAGCGGACATTTATTTCGATTTTAACGAAGCGGTAAGAACAAATTTTGCTAAATTGACCCTGACTCCAATTTTGAAAACAAAAAACATTGCAGGAGAAAAAATAATAGAATTAAAGGCAATACCAAATCCAGCTAATCAAGTCACCGAAATTGCTTTACCAGAATCATGGCATAATGCTGTAGTCCATGCCCGAGTATTGTCCTTAGATGGAAAGTTGGTCCAAAGTTTTGACATGAACACAAATAAAATTATTCTTAAAAGGAAGAACTTAAGTTCTGGAATGTATTACCTTAATTTGATAAATAAGGAAGGCAAGAGAGCGTATTGTAAAATTATTTTTAATTAA
- a CDS encoding EamA family transporter, whose protein sequence is MDRLSKPYIALMLTCLIWGTTYLVNKLGVTQIPVFLFTSTRQLISGGLLLMYLFIIKKHPWPDTRYLLFQGMMALFMITLGNGIGTYGLAYIDSGVSAILAAVSPVIIALLTIYLKPDEQLNRIGWLGIITGFGGVVMICFDKLAPAPNHDSTVLGFIFTLISVVAWGFGSVISKTRHFEYSPLLAAGFQMFFGGIPLAIIALFVGVPNDFHVTTNMLIIWVYLIGLGSIVAFSCYIYALKHLPATLVSIQSYINPIIAIFLGVLFLREKVSFQLIIGAVLTFIGVFLVNYSQYRRRKKSNL, encoded by the coding sequence ATGGATCGCTTATCTAAACCCTATATAGCTTTAATGCTCACCTGTCTGATATGGGGTACAACGTATTTAGTCAATAAATTGGGTGTCACTCAAATTCCTGTATTTCTGTTTACTTCAACCCGACAGTTAATTTCCGGTGGATTGTTACTCATGTATCTTTTTATAATTAAAAAACATCCATGGCCTGATACCAGGTATTTGTTATTTCAAGGGATGATGGCTTTGTTTATGATTACCTTGGGGAATGGTATTGGAACCTATGGGCTGGCATATATAGATAGTGGTGTATCAGCGATATTGGCTGCAGTGTCACCAGTTATTATAGCATTACTGACTATATACCTAAAACCGGATGAACAACTGAATAGGATAGGTTGGCTTGGAATCATAACAGGATTTGGAGGTGTAGTCATGATATGTTTTGATAAATTGGCTCCTGCTCCAAATCACGATTCCACAGTATTGGGATTTATATTTACACTGATATCTGTAGTAGCTTGGGGATTTGGATCTGTCATCAGCAAAACAAGACATTTCGAATACTCACCACTATTAGCAGCTGGTTTTCAAATGTTTTTTGGGGGCATACCCCTAGCCATTATTGCACTATTTGTTGGTGTTCCTAATGATTTTCATGTTACCACGAATATGCTTATTATTTGGGTCTATTTGATCGGGCTAGGATCGATTGTTGCGTTCAGTTGTTACATTTATGCATTGAAACATTTACCGGCTACATTGGTCAGTATACAAAGCTACATTAATCCTATAATTGCAATATTTTTGGGTGTTTTGTTTCTTCGGGAAAAGGTCTCCTTCCAATTAATTATCGGAGCCGTTTTAACTTTTATTGGTGTGTTTTTAGTGAATTATTCGCAATATAGAAGACGGAAGAAAAGTAATTTGTAG
- the phbB gene encoding acetoacetyl-CoA reductase, producing the protein MNPRSKTIALVTGATGGLGTAMCQKLYQDGYTVVANYRNEHKGSEWHTKNKEQGFDFNMVQGDVTDFEDMRRMMEEIKAKFGGVSILINNAGITRDTPLWKMSLTQWHEVISSNLDSVFNCTRHVIEDMIEQKFGRIINISSVNGQRGQFGQTNYSSAKAGMHGFTKSLAMEVAKKGITVNTISPGYIGTDMVMAIREEVRNKIVEQIPMGRLGGTEEIAHLVSFLASEKAAYITGANYAINGGQHVY; encoded by the coding sequence ATGAACCCAAGAAGTAAAACAATAGCCTTGGTAACAGGTGCTACAGGAGGATTAGGTACAGCTATGTGTCAGAAATTATATCAGGACGGATATACTGTTGTTGCCAATTATAGAAATGAACACAAAGGTTCGGAATGGCATACCAAAAATAAAGAACAGGGTTTTGATTTTAATATGGTGCAGGGTGATGTGACCGATTTTGAAGATATGAGACGGATGATGGAAGAAATTAAAGCGAAATTTGGAGGGGTTTCTATTTTGATTAATAATGCAGGTATTACCAGAGATACACCGCTTTGGAAAATGAGCTTAACACAATGGCATGAGGTTATTTCGTCGAATTTGGATAGTGTATTTAATTGCACCCGCCATGTTATCGAAGATATGATTGAGCAAAAATTTGGACGAATTATTAATATTTCATCAGTCAACGGTCAACGAGGACAATTTGGTCAGACCAATTATTCTTCTGCAAAAGCTGGGATGCATGGCTTTACTAAATCACTAGCGATGGAAGTAGCTAAGAAAGGGATTACGGTGAATACCATTTCGCCAGGTTATATCGGTACCGATATGGTTATGGCTATACGTGAAGAAGTTCGTAATAAAATCGTCGAACAAATTCCAATGGGCCGGCTTGGGGGAACTGAAGAAATAGCCCACCTTGTTTCATTTTTAGCATCAGAGAAGGCAGCTTATATCACAGGAGCTAATTATGCCATAAATGGAGGGCAGCATGTTTATTAG
- a CDS encoding T9SS type A sorting domain-containing protein, whose amino-acid sequence MTIIGNSFSQQFTEPKFVRNSIFRIDYDGNLKLIKNHPKTYQSGIRCYLELSDGNFVCGGYRQDSVEQEFIDGGIYKFNRDGDIIWSRRIDNSDYESEHFSSISLSHDGGFFLGGQSWLTGIRANRSWVVKTDSLGCDAISCIETGSNDTENETNHYKVYPNPAKDQVTIEILTNINMPSQIVFYNINGQEVLEQNINTQKNIINVKDLASGIYVYQIRDSKRNVFNGKMVIR is encoded by the coding sequence ATGACAATAATAGGTAATTCCTTTTCACAACAATTTACAGAGCCCAAATTTGTTAGAAATTCAATTTTTAGAATAGATTATGATGGCAATTTAAAATTGATAAAGAATCATCCTAAGACTTATCAATCAGGTATACGTTGTTATTTAGAATTATCAGATGGAAATTTTGTTTGTGGTGGTTATCGCCAAGATTCTGTAGAACAAGAATTTATAGACGGAGGAATTTATAAATTTAATAGAGACGGGGATATCATCTGGTCCAGAAGAATTGATAATTCTGACTATGAAAGTGAACATTTTAGTTCCATAAGTCTAAGTCATGATGGTGGATTCTTTCTAGGTGGCCAAAGCTGGCTGACTGGCATTAGAGCAAATCGATCATGGGTGGTAAAGACAGATAGTTTAGGATGCGATGCTATATCATGTATAGAAACTGGATCAAATGATACTGAGAATGAAACTAATCATTATAAGGTCTATCCGAATCCGGCAAAAGATCAAGTCACGATTGAGATACTAACAAATATTAATATGCCTTCGCAAATCGTATTTTATAATATAAATGGACAAGAAGTATTAGAACAAAATATCAATACACAAAAAAATATAATCAATGTAAAAGACCTTGCTTCTGGTATTTATGTTTATCAGATCAGGGATTCAAAGCGAAATGTATTTAATGGAAAGATGGTGATTAGGTAA
- a CDS encoding T9SS type A sorting domain-containing protein, which translates to MKRFSVYLLILFFLATHINAQYNFDLVIPSFEYKVEAIFSPAIEIQDTIYSFVANQYAYKYGNSSSIAKVSNKGQIISNIDFLDSINPYWVADTKRISDGVLISGAQFIYNRRGFSLYYAKLNNAMDTIWSKTINTKYNSPGLYGIIELSNGNIFIAGNDCHTRSTGGTYPDSCDPIIILADRLGNIIKYVKLEKPDPINTFEALLDLKEDSENNIYATGRISVNTLYNRGLIIKFNPKGEIIWRKEFTESGYGIALNYLDELADGTLIAIGSIGKPFFDNNPHLNYLILRIDKDGKTISSKRVFRSYDGGPQNCVKDRFGNYICVANIQKDANSYINGYLTKFSPDGDSIWTREFSHRDDRDEGFYNIALASDGGYYLTGLNWISDEDHSSKGWIVKTDSNGCVIPGCTTAVNVEKENNGDLFNLFPNPVSDHLSIYLNDEDLQDRRYHLKCFDQNGRIVLTQAFSGRKTDVDVSSLITGMYFYQINDGRKMVQSGKLVIR; encoded by the coding sequence ATGAAAAGATTTTCTGTCTATTTATTAATATTGTTTTTTTTAGCAACCCATATTAATGCGCAATATAATTTTGACTTAGTTATTCCATCATTCGAATATAAAGTCGAAGCAATATTTAGCCCAGCTATCGAAATTCAAGACACTATTTATAGTTTTGTTGCTAACCAATATGCATATAAGTATGGAAACAGCTCTAGTATTGCCAAAGTGAGCAATAAAGGGCAAATCATTTCAAATATTGATTTTTTAGATTCAATTAATCCATATTGGGTGGCTGATACTAAGAGAATTAGTGATGGTGTTTTAATTTCAGGTGCCCAATTTATATATAATCGAAGAGGATTTAGTCTTTACTATGCCAAGTTGAACAATGCAATGGATACCATTTGGTCAAAAACTATAAATACAAAGTATAATTCACCAGGCTTATATGGGATTATTGAACTCTCTAATGGCAATATATTTATTGCAGGAAATGATTGCCATACAAGATCAACGGGGGGGACTTACCCAGATAGTTGTGATCCAATAATTATTTTAGCAGACAGATTAGGAAATATTATCAAATATGTAAAGCTTGAAAAACCAGATCCTATAAATACTTTTGAGGCATTATTAGATTTAAAAGAGGATAGTGAAAATAATATTTATGCTACAGGAAGAATTAGTGTAAACACCTTATACAATAGAGGCCTAATTATAAAATTCAATCCAAAAGGAGAAATCATTTGGAGGAAAGAATTTACAGAGTCAGGATATGGAATTGCATTGAATTACTTAGATGAATTAGCAGATGGCACATTGATCGCTATTGGATCAATCGGTAAGCCTTTTTTTGATAATAATCCGCATTTAAACTATTTGATATTAAGAATTGATAAAGATGGCAAAACTATTTCTTCTAAAAGAGTTTTTAGATCTTATGATGGTGGTCCACAAAATTGTGTTAAGGATCGATTTGGAAATTATATTTGTGTTGCAAATATTCAGAAGGATGCTAATAGCTATATAAATGGATATTTGACTAAGTTCTCCCCAGATGGTGATAGCATTTGGACTAGAGAATTTTCACATCGAGATGATAGAGATGAGGGTTTTTACAATATTGCTTTAGCATCGGACGGTGGTTATTATCTCACTGGCCTGAACTGGATCTCAGATGAAGATCATAGTAGTAAGGGTTGGATTGTAAAGACGGATAGTAATGGATGTGTCATTCCTGGTTGTACTACTGCTGTGAATGTAGAGAAAGAAAATAATGGAGACTTATTTAATTTGTTTCCGAATCCTGTTAGTGATCATCTGAGCATTTATCTAAATGATGAAGATCTTCAAGATAGAAGATATCATCTGAAATGCTTTGATCAGAATGGAAGGATAGTTTTAACACAAGCATTCAGTGGAAGAAAGACAGATGTTGATGTTAGTTCTTTGATAACGGGAATGTATTTTTACCAGATAAATGATGGGAGGAAAATGGTGCAGAGTGGGAAGTTGGTTATTAGGTGA
- a CDS encoding NAD(P)/FAD-dependent oxidoreductase has translation MERFKTDILIIGAGPCGLFTVFEAGLLKLQCHLVDALPTIGGQLSEIYPKKPIYDIPGYPSILAEELAANLMKQIEPFKPSFTLGERAEQITKLPSGHFEMKTNKNTIIEAPVVAIAGGLGCFEPRKPTIVNIVDFEDKGVDYIIKDPEKFRNKRIVIAGGGDSALDWSIYLSDIAQEVVMIHRRTEFRGAPESVSKVGELVESGKIRLITEAEVTGLKGEHKLESVEIQRTNQEPLILNTDYFIPLFGLTPKLGPIADWGLNLDKNAIVVNTLDYSTNVEGIYAIGDINTYEGKLKLILCGFHEATLMVQSAYRIIHSGKKPGFKYTTVTGISGIE, from the coding sequence ATGGAACGATTTAAAACTGATATACTAATCATAGGTGCGGGTCCGTGTGGATTGTTTACCGTATTTGAAGCCGGATTATTGAAACTACAATGTCATCTTGTAGATGCATTACCCACCATTGGAGGTCAATTATCAGAAATTTATCCAAAAAAACCTATATACGACATACCCGGTTATCCTAGTATTTTAGCTGAAGAATTGGCAGCTAACCTGATGAAACAAATTGAACCGTTTAAACCGAGTTTTACTTTAGGAGAACGGGCAGAACAAATAACAAAACTACCATCAGGTCATTTTGAAATGAAGACCAATAAGAATACCATTATTGAAGCTCCGGTAGTAGCCATAGCAGGTGGATTGGGATGTTTTGAACCCAGGAAGCCAACGATAGTTAACATTGTTGATTTTGAAGATAAGGGCGTTGATTATATAATTAAAGACCCTGAAAAATTCAGAAATAAAAGGATAGTTATTGCCGGTGGAGGAGATTCTGCCCTGGATTGGTCCATATATTTATCTGACATTGCTCAGGAGGTTGTGATGATTCACCGACGCACGGAATTTAGAGGAGCACCAGAATCTGTTTCTAAAGTTGGTGAGTTAGTTGAGAGTGGGAAGATTCGATTGATTACGGAAGCTGAAGTTACCGGTTTAAAAGGTGAACATAAATTGGAATCGGTAGAAATTCAAAGGACGAATCAAGAACCACTTATATTAAATACCGATTATTTTATTCCATTATTTGGTCTCACACCAAAATTAGGACCCATTGCAGATTGGGGTTTGAATTTAGACAAGAATGCCATAGTCGTAAACACCTTAGATTACTCAACAAATGTAGAGGGTATTTATGCTATAGGTGATATTAATACCTATGAAGGTAAACTAAAACTCATCTTGTGTGGTTTTCATGAGGCGACATTAATGGTTCAATCTGCCTATAGAATCATTCACTCGGGCAAAAAACCAGGTTTCAAATACACCACTGTAACCGGAATTAGTGGTATCGAATAA
- a CDS encoding LytTR family transcriptional regulator DNA-binding domain-containing protein produces MADFAFITQDLTITHQLSGLNHLWDINPKELHKDYKQIFIYIDTEEHFKNNLINYPNLTSLTNQTIGITSHDHNAIQWMNHYPSIHGMLELKQLKCLLEKDQLQAKYDGVFVKVKNRLEKIIFNQIRWIMAKDVYSIIKTEDARFLVSHTLKDMEEKLLPYPQFSRIHRSYIVNINFIQAIEEGELIVDEEPLPIGPAYKEELMAKLLFM; encoded by the coding sequence ATGGCAGATTTTGCTTTTATAACTCAAGATCTTACGATAACACATCAATTATCGGGTCTTAATCATTTATGGGATATTAACCCAAAAGAACTCCATAAAGACTACAAACAAATATTTATTTACATAGATACGGAAGAACATTTCAAGAATAATCTGATCAACTATCCCAATTTAACATCATTAACCAATCAAACCATTGGCATTACTTCTCATGACCACAATGCCATCCAATGGATGAACCATTATCCCTCGATTCATGGAATGTTAGAGTTAAAACAACTCAAGTGCTTATTGGAAAAGGATCAGCTTCAGGCCAAATATGACGGTGTTTTTGTTAAAGTAAAAAATAGACTTGAAAAAATCATTTTTAACCAGATTCGGTGGATCATGGCTAAAGATGTTTACTCTATTATTAAAACTGAAGATGCTCGATTTCTGGTAAGCCATACCTTGAAGGACATGGAAGAAAAACTATTGCCGTATCCTCAATTTAGTCGAATTCATAGATCTTATATCGTGAACATAAATTTTATTCAAGCAATAGAAGAAGGGGAGTTGATTGTTGATGAAGAACCCCTACCCATCGGCCCTGCATACAAAGAAGAACTCATGGCAAAACTGCTATTCATGTAA